In Streptomyces sp. 840.1, one DNA window encodes the following:
- a CDS encoding potassium/proton antiporter: protein MAAVRISSRSGLPSLLLYLGIGVVMGQDGLFDVKFDNAELTQVIGYAALVVILAEGGLGTKWKEVRPALPAAAMLSTVGVAVSVGVTAAGAHYLVGLEWRQALIIGAVVSSTDAAAVFSVLRKVPLPARITGVLEAESGFNDAPVVILVVAFSTVGPVDHWYVLVGEIALELAIGAAVGIAVGWLGSFGLRHVALPASGLYPIAVMAIAVSAYAAGAMVHGSGFLAVYLAAMILGNAKLPHWPATRGFADGLGWLAQIGMFVLLGLLVTPHELVDDFWPAVVVGLVLTVVARPLEVFLALAPFRLPWQEKALMSWAGLRGAVPIVLATIPMVSGIDGSTRVFNIVFVLVIVYTLIQGPTLPWLAKALKIGQAPSEAADLGIESAPLERLRGHLLSVAIPAKSKMHGVEVGELRLPSGAAVTLVVRDDKSFVPTPPTVLRRGDELLVVTTDPVRDATEARLRAVGEGGKLASWLGTDGNPGTEPFTGPHVSNALKAVKKLGRTPDETKPHEAPPREMKTRGAKVREARAREAGDREAKERDARDAKEREAKAHQ from the coding sequence GTGGCGGCGGTCCGGATCTCGTCGCGCAGCGGGCTCCCGAGCCTGCTCCTGTACCTCGGCATCGGCGTCGTCATGGGGCAGGACGGGCTCTTCGACGTCAAGTTCGACAACGCGGAACTGACGCAGGTCATCGGGTACGCGGCCCTGGTCGTGATCCTCGCCGAGGGCGGCCTCGGCACGAAGTGGAAAGAGGTCAGACCCGCGCTGCCGGCGGCTGCGATGCTTTCCACCGTCGGCGTCGCGGTGAGCGTGGGCGTGACCGCCGCCGGGGCGCACTACCTGGTCGGCCTGGAGTGGCGGCAGGCGCTGATCATCGGCGCGGTCGTCTCCTCGACGGACGCCGCCGCGGTCTTCTCCGTCCTGCGCAAGGTGCCGTTGCCCGCCCGGATCACCGGTGTCCTGGAGGCCGAGTCCGGCTTCAACGACGCCCCCGTGGTGATCCTGGTGGTGGCCTTCTCGACCGTCGGCCCGGTGGACCACTGGTACGTGCTGGTCGGCGAGATAGCACTGGAGCTGGCGATCGGCGCGGCCGTCGGCATCGCGGTCGGCTGGCTCGGCTCGTTCGGGCTGCGGCACGTGGCGCTGCCCGCCTCCGGCCTCTACCCCATCGCCGTGATGGCGATCGCGGTGTCCGCGTACGCGGCGGGCGCCATGGTGCACGGCAGTGGCTTCCTCGCCGTCTACCTCGCGGCGATGATCCTCGGCAACGCCAAGCTCCCGCACTGGCCCGCCACCCGAGGATTCGCCGACGGGCTCGGCTGGCTGGCCCAGATCGGCATGTTCGTGCTGCTCGGCCTGCTGGTCACCCCGCACGAACTGGTCGACGACTTCTGGCCCGCCGTCGTCGTGGGCCTGGTGCTCACCGTGGTGGCCCGGCCGCTGGAGGTCTTCCTGGCGCTGGCCCCGTTCCGGCTGCCTTGGCAGGAGAAGGCCCTGATGTCCTGGGCGGGGCTGCGCGGTGCCGTACCCATCGTCCTGGCGACCATTCCGATGGTGTCCGGCATCGATGGTTCCACCCGGGTCTTCAACATCGTCTTCGTCCTCGTCATCGTCTACACCCTCATCCAGGGCCCGACGCTGCCGTGGCTCGCGAAGGCCCTCAAGATCGGCCAGGCCCCGTCCGAGGCGGCCGACCTGGGCATCGAGTCGGCGCCCCTGGAGCGACTGCGCGGACATCTGCTGTCGGTGGCCATCCCGGCCAAGTCGAAGATGCACGGCGTCGAGGTCGGTGAACTGCGACTGCCATCGGGCGCCGCCGTGACCCTCGTCGTACGCGACGACAAGAGCTTCGTCCCCACCCCGCCGACGGTGCTGCGCCGGGGCGACGAACTGCTGGTGGTCACCACCGATCCGGTGCGCGACGCAACGGAGGCCCGGCTGCGCGCGGTCGGCGAGGGCGGCAAGCTGGCGAGCTGGCTGGGCACCGACGGGAACCCCGGCACGGAGCCCTTCACCGGGCCGCACGTCTCCAACGCGCTCAAGGCGGTGAAGAAGCTCGGCCGGACACCGGACGAGACGAAGCCGCACGAGGCGCCGCCCCGGGAGATGAAGACCCGCGGCGCGAAGGTGCGCGAGGCGAGGGCCCGCGAGGCAGGGGACCGTGAGGCGAAGGAACGTGACGCACGAGACGCGAAGGAACGCGAAGCGAAGGCCCACCAGTGA
- a CDS encoding penicillin acylase family protein: MPANTTASSGSTGTAGGGSRKKKGRRARKIVIVLVLALVAGIGFGTYWSVSTVRASYPQTNGTAQLAGLDSNVEVKRDSYGIPQIYADSDADLFRAQGFVQAQDRFWEMDVRRHMTAGRLSEMFGSGQVETDSFLRTLGWRKVAQEEYDHVLSAETKKNLQSYADGVNAYLKGRDGKDISVEYAALGLTNDYKPTKWTPVDSVAWLKAMAWDLRGNMQDEIDRSLMTSRLDAKQIEDLYPPYPYDKHKPIVSEGGISPATGKYDPQATPSDSLGSSTVQGATEGLNTQLGALSDTLDKIPSLLGPNGTGIGSNSWVVSGKYTTTNKPLLANDPHLAPQLPSLWYQMGLHCRSVSATCKYDTAGYTFSGMPGVIIGHNQDVAWGFTNLGADVTDLFLEKVSADGYQYDGKVKPFTTREETIKVAGGKDRHITVRETNNGPLVSDRSSELEKVGQKAPVTNAAPDRADGYGVALKWTALEPGHSMDAVFELNRAKDFTTFRAAAEHFEVPSQNLIYADTKGHIGYQAPGKIPQRKSGDGTMPSPGWSSEYGWKKDPIPFDQLPYEYDPKRGYIVTANQAVVDEAKYPYMLTKDWGYGTRSQRINDLIQSKIKGGGKISTDDMQKMQMDNTSEIAALLVPELMKINISDKDVREAQKLLEGWDYTQESDSAAAAYFNAVWRNILKLAFGDKLPKEMRVKGECLNVPPAKSSGPVDEQDRLVRECGQRAPDSAQPDGGDRWYQVVENLMDKPDSDWWKAPANRKDKATGNREELFARAMEDARWELTAKLGKDITTWNWGRLHQLTLKNQTLGTEGPGLLQRVLNRGPWNLGGGEAAVDATGWNAAGGYEVVWVPSMRMVVNVGDWDKSRWINLTGASGHAFSAHYTDQTDKWVNGELLDWSYGTNAVTGSTTDTLTLKP; the protein is encoded by the coding sequence ATGCCCGCCAACACAACCGCCTCTTCCGGCTCCACCGGTACCGCCGGTGGCGGGTCGCGCAAGAAGAAGGGGCGACGCGCCCGCAAAATCGTGATCGTCCTGGTGCTGGCGCTTGTCGCGGGTATCGGATTCGGCACGTACTGGTCCGTATCGACCGTGCGGGCCTCGTACCCGCAGACCAACGGGACCGCCCAGCTCGCCGGCCTCGACAGCAACGTCGAGGTCAAGCGCGACAGCTACGGCATTCCGCAGATCTACGCAGACTCCGACGCCGACCTGTTCCGCGCCCAGGGATTCGTCCAGGCGCAGGACCGCTTCTGGGAGATGGACGTCCGCCGTCACATGACGGCCGGCCGGCTCTCCGAGATGTTCGGCTCCGGCCAGGTCGAGACGGACTCCTTCCTGCGCACCCTGGGCTGGCGCAAGGTCGCCCAGGAGGAGTACGACCACGTCCTGTCCGCGGAGACCAAGAAGAACCTCCAGTCGTACGCGGACGGCGTGAACGCCTACCTCAAGGGCCGCGACGGCAAGGACATCTCCGTCGAGTACGCGGCTCTGGGCCTCACCAACGACTACAAGCCGACGAAGTGGACCCCGGTCGACTCGGTCGCCTGGCTCAAGGCCATGGCCTGGGACCTGCGCGGCAACATGCAGGACGAGATCGACCGTTCGCTGATGACCAGCAGGCTCGACGCGAAGCAGATCGAGGACCTGTACCCGCCGTACCCGTACGACAAGCACAAGCCGATCGTCTCCGAGGGCGGGATCTCCCCGGCCACCGGGAAGTACGACCCGCAGGCGACGCCGTCCGACAGCCTCGGCTCGTCGACCGTGCAGGGCGCCACCGAGGGGCTCAACACCCAGCTCGGCGCGCTCTCCGACACCCTCGACAAGATCCCCTCGCTGCTCGGTCCGAACGGCACCGGCATCGGGTCGAACTCCTGGGTGGTCTCGGGCAAGTACACGACGACCAACAAGCCGCTGCTCGCCAACGACCCGCACCTCGCGCCGCAGCTGCCCTCGCTCTGGTACCAGATGGGGCTGCACTGCCGCAGCGTCTCGGCCACCTGCAAGTACGACACCGCCGGCTACACGTTCTCCGGCATGCCGGGCGTGATCATCGGCCACAACCAGGACGTCGCCTGGGGCTTCACCAACCTGGGCGCGGACGTCACCGACCTCTTCCTCGAGAAGGTCTCCGCCGACGGCTACCAGTACGACGGCAAGGTGAAGCCCTTCACCACCCGCGAGGAGACCATCAAGGTCGCCGGCGGCAAGGACCGGCACATCACCGTCCGTGAGACGAACAACGGCCCGCTGGTCTCCGACCGCAGCAGCGAGCTGGAGAAGGTCGGCCAGAAGGCGCCCGTGACCAACGCCGCCCCCGACCGTGCGGACGGCTACGGGGTGGCGCTGAAGTGGACCGCGCTGGAGCCCGGCCACTCCATGGACGCCGTCTTCGAGCTCAACCGCGCCAAGGACTTCACGACCTTCCGGGCGGCGGCTGAGCACTTCGAGGTCCCCTCGCAGAACCTGATCTACGCCGACACCAAGGGCCACATCGGCTACCAGGCGCCGGGGAAGATCCCGCAGCGCAAGTCCGGTGACGGCACGATGCCCAGCCCCGGCTGGTCCTCGGAGTACGGCTGGAAGAAGGACCCGATTCCGTTCGACCAGCTGCCGTACGAGTACGACCCGAAGCGCGGGTACATCGTCACCGCCAACCAGGCGGTCGTCGACGAGGCCAAGTACCCGTACATGCTCACCAAGGACTGGGGCTACGGCACCCGCAGCCAGCGGATCAACGACCTCATCCAGTCGAAGATCAAGGGTGGCGGGAAGATCTCGACCGATGACATGCAGAAGATGCAGATGGACAACACCAGCGAGATCGCCGCGCTGCTGGTGCCCGAACTGATGAAGATCAACATCTCGGACAAGGACGTCCGGGAGGCGCAGAAGCTGCTGGAGGGCTGGGACTACACCCAGGAGTCCGACTCGGCGGCCGCCGCGTACTTCAACGCGGTCTGGCGCAACATCCTCAAGCTGGCCTTCGGCGACAAGCTGCCCAAGGAGATGCGCGTCAAGGGCGAATGCCTGAACGTGCCGCCGGCCAAGAGCTCGGGCCCGGTCGACGAGCAGGACAGGCTGGTACGCGAATGCGGCCAGCGCGCCCCCGACTCGGCGCAGCCGGACGGCGGCGACCGCTGGTACCAGGTCGTCGAGAACCTCATGGACAAGCCGGACAGCGACTGGTGGAAGGCGCCGGCGAACCGCAAGGACAAGGCGACCGGCAACCGTGAGGAGCTGTTCGCCCGCGCCATGGAGGACGCCCGCTGGGAGCTGACGGCCAAGCTCGGCAAGGACATCACCACCTGGAACTGGGGCCGGCTGCACCAGCTGACCCTGAAGAACCAGACCCTCGGTACGGAGGGGCCCGGACTGCTCCAGCGGGTGCTCAACCGCGGCCCGTGGAACCTGGGCGGCGGCGAGGCCGCGGTGGACGCCACCGGCTGGAACGCCGCAGGCGGCTACGAGGTCGTGTGGGTCCCGTCGATGCGGATGGTCGTCAACGTGGGGGACTGGGACAAGTCCCGCTGGATCAACCTCACCGGCGCCTCCGGGCACGCGTTCAGCGCGCACTACACCGACCAGACGGACAAGTGGGTCAACGGCGAGCTGCTCGACTGGTCCTACGGGACGAACGCGGTCACCGGGTCGACGACGGACACGCTGACCCTGAAGCCGTGA
- a CDS encoding 5-formyltetrahydrofolate cyclo-ligase: MSAKALLRRELLAARRLLTDEDVERAAAVLARHALALPELSRARTVAAYVSVGREPGTRALLDALRARGVRVLLPVLLPDNDLDWAPYEGPGSLGKAGRGLLEPAGERLGPDAVLDAGAVLLPGLAVDGRGMRLGRGGGSYDRVLARLSAAGAHPALVVLLYDDEVTARVPAEPHDHPVDAVVTPTGSRRFGGAG, translated from the coding sequence ATGTCCGCAAAGGCACTGCTGCGGCGTGAACTGCTCGCAGCACGACGCCTCCTGACCGATGAGGACGTCGAACGGGCCGCCGCGGTTCTCGCCCGTCACGCGCTCGCGCTCCCCGAGCTCTCCCGGGCCCGTACCGTCGCCGCGTACGTCTCGGTGGGGCGCGAACCGGGCACCCGTGCCCTGCTGGACGCCCTGCGCGCCCGGGGCGTCCGGGTGCTGCTGCCGGTGCTCCTGCCGGACAACGACCTGGACTGGGCGCCGTACGAGGGTCCCGGGAGCCTCGGGAAGGCCGGCCGAGGGCTGCTGGAGCCGGCCGGCGAGCGGCTCGGCCCCGACGCCGTCCTGGACGCCGGGGCGGTGCTGCTGCCGGGCCTGGCTGTGGACGGGCGCGGGATGCGGCTGGGCCGGGGCGGCGGCAGCTACGACCGGGTGCTGGCCCGGCTCTCGGCGGCCGGGGCGCACCCCGCCCTGGTCGTCCTGCTGTACGACGACGAGGTGACCGCGCGGGTCCCGGCGGAACCGCACGACCACCCCGTGGACGCGGTCGTGACACCGACGGGATCGCGGCGCTTCGGCGGCGCCGGCTGA
- the galU gene encoding UTP--glucose-1-phosphate uridylyltransferase GalU — protein sequence MTQSNPRISKAVIPAAGLGTRFLPATKATPKEMLPVVDKPAIQYVVEEAVAAGLSDVLMITGRNKRPLEDHFDRNYELESALTRKGDAERLRRVQESSDLATMHYVRQGDPRGLGHAVLCAEPHVGDEPFAVLLGDDLIDPRDPLLARMVEIQEREGGSVIALMEVPTELIHQYGCAAVEPTAEGDVMRITGLVEKPEPADAPSNLAIIGRYVLDPAVFGILRRTEPGRGDEIQLTDALQLLAEDEKTGGPVHGVVFKGRRYDTGDRSDYLRAIVRLACEREDLGPEFRTWLRSYVTEEM from the coding sequence ATGACTCAGTCGAACCCCAGGATCAGCAAGGCTGTCATTCCGGCGGCGGGCCTCGGTACCCGCTTCCTGCCGGCCACCAAAGCCACTCCCAAAGAGATGCTGCCTGTCGTCGACAAGCCTGCCATCCAGTACGTCGTCGAAGAGGCGGTGGCCGCCGGTCTCTCCGACGTACTGATGATCACCGGTCGCAACAAGCGTCCTCTGGAGGACCACTTCGACCGGAATTACGAGCTGGAGTCGGCGCTCACCCGTAAGGGCGACGCCGAACGGCTGCGCAGGGTCCAGGAGTCGAGCGACCTCGCGACCATGCACTACGTGCGCCAGGGTGACCCGCGCGGCCTGGGCCACGCCGTCCTGTGCGCGGAGCCCCATGTGGGCGACGAGCCGTTCGCCGTGCTTCTGGGCGACGACCTGATCGACCCGCGCGACCCGCTGCTGGCCCGCATGGTGGAGATCCAGGAGCGCGAGGGCGGCAGTGTCATCGCGCTCATGGAGGTCCCCACCGAGCTGATCCACCAGTACGGCTGCGCGGCCGTCGAGCCCACCGCCGAGGGCGATGTGATGCGGATCACCGGCCTGGTCGAGAAGCCGGAACCGGCCGACGCGCCCAGCAACCTCGCCATCATCGGCCGCTACGTCCTGGACCCCGCGGTCTTCGGGATACTGCGCCGGACCGAGCCCGGCCGCGGTGACGAGATCCAGCTGACCGACGCCCTGCAACTGCTGGCCGAGGACGAGAAGACCGGCGGCCCGGTGCACGGGGTCGTCTTCAAGGGCCGCCGCTATGACACCGGCGACCGGAGCGACTACCTCCGTGCCATTGTCAGACTCGCGTGCGAACGTGAAGACCTGGGCCCGGAGTTCCGGACCTGGCTCCGCAGTTACGTCACCGAGGAGATGTAA
- the glp gene encoding gephyrin-like molybdotransferase Glp has protein sequence MSSTIWSVDEHLEDILAAVKPLEPIELQLPDAQGCVLVEDVVVEIALPPFDNSSMDGYAVRVSDVEGATEEFPAVLTVIGDVAAGDAGLLGDQRVGPGEAARIMTGAPLPAGAEAVVPVEWTDGGTGEGPAASMRSHSDAPEGARGEVRVHRPAEARAHVRDRGSDVRPGDLALRAGSVVGPPQIGLLAAIGRSTVKVRPRPRVVVISTGSELVQPGEELTGGQIYDSNSFALTAAARDAGAIAYRVGAVTDDAETLRATIEDQLIRADIVVTTGGVSVGAYDVVKEALSSVGDEDEPGSGIDFRKLAMQPGKPQGFGSIGPEHTPLLALPGNPVSSYVSFELFVRPAIRTLMGLPDVHRPTARATLVCDKALSSPDGRRQFLRGTYDAEAGTVTPVGGSGSHLIAALAQADALIVLPEDVTSAEPDADVEVILIR, from the coding sequence TTGAGCAGCACGATCTGGTCGGTGGACGAGCACCTGGAAGACATCCTCGCCGCTGTGAAGCCGCTCGAACCCATCGAGCTGCAACTGCCCGACGCACAGGGCTGCGTCCTGGTCGAGGACGTCGTGGTGGAGATCGCCCTGCCGCCCTTCGACAACAGCTCGATGGACGGCTACGCGGTCCGCGTCTCCGATGTGGAGGGCGCCACCGAGGAGTTCCCCGCTGTCCTCACGGTCATCGGTGACGTCGCGGCGGGCGACGCCGGGCTCCTCGGCGACCAGCGGGTGGGGCCGGGCGAGGCCGCCCGCATCATGACCGGCGCCCCGCTGCCGGCCGGTGCGGAGGCCGTGGTCCCGGTCGAGTGGACCGACGGCGGTACGGGCGAGGGCCCCGCCGCCTCGATGCGCTCCCACAGCGACGCCCCGGAGGGCGCGCGCGGTGAGGTCCGCGTCCACCGCCCGGCCGAGGCCCGTGCCCACGTCAGGGACCGGGGCAGCGATGTCCGGCCGGGCGATCTGGCCCTGCGCGCCGGCTCGGTGGTCGGACCGCCGCAGATCGGCCTGCTCGCGGCGATCGGCCGCTCGACGGTGAAGGTGCGGCCCCGGCCGCGCGTCGTCGTCATCTCGACCGGCAGCGAACTGGTCCAGCCCGGCGAGGAGCTGACCGGCGGCCAGATCTACGACTCGAACAGCTTCGCGCTGACCGCCGCCGCGCGCGACGCCGGAGCGATCGCCTACCGGGTCGGCGCCGTCACCGACGACGCGGAGACGCTGCGCGCCACGATCGAGGACCAGCTGATCCGCGCCGACATCGTCGTCACCACCGGCGGCGTCAGCGTCGGCGCGTACGACGTGGTCAAGGAAGCGCTGTCCTCGGTGGGCGATGAGGACGAGCCGGGCAGCGGCATCGACTTCCGCAAGCTGGCCATGCAGCCGGGCAAGCCGCAGGGCTTCGGCTCCATCGGCCCGGAGCACACCCCGCTGCTGGCCCTGCCGGGCAACCCGGTCTCCAGCTACGTCTCGTTCGAGCTGTTCGTACGGCCCGCGATCCGGACCCTGATGGGCCTGCCGGACGTGCACCGCCCCACCGCCAGGGCCACCCTGGTCTGCGACAAGGCGCTGTCCTCGCCCGACGGCAGGCGGCAGTTCCTGCGCGGGACGTACGACGCCGAGGCGGGCACCGTCACGCCCGTGGGCGGTTCCGGATCGCATCTGATCGCGGCTCTCGCCCAGGCGGACGCGCTGATCGTGCTGCCCGAGGACGTCACCTCCGCGGAGCCCGACGCGGACGTCGAGGTGATCCTGATCCGCTGA
- the moaC gene encoding cyclic pyranopterin monophosphate synthase MoaC: MSTQNRLTHIDEAGAARMVDVSEKDVTARVARASGRVLVSPRVIELLRGEGVPKGDALATARIAGIMGAKRTPDLIPLCHPLAVSGVKVDLSVADDAVEILATVKTTDRTGVEMEALTAVSVAALTVVDMIKAVDKAAVITDIRVEAKSGGKSGEYVRTAPAGADA; this comes from the coding sequence TTGAGTACGCAGAACAGGCTGACGCATATCGACGAGGCGGGCGCCGCCCGCATGGTCGACGTCTCCGAGAAGGACGTCACCGCGCGCGTCGCCCGTGCCAGCGGCCGGGTCCTCGTCTCGCCCCGCGTCATCGAACTGCTCCGGGGCGAAGGGGTCCCCAAGGGCGACGCCCTCGCCACCGCGCGCATCGCCGGGATCATGGGGGCCAAGCGCACCCCCGACCTGATCCCCCTCTGTCACCCGCTCGCCGTCTCCGGTGTCAAGGTCGACCTGAGCGTGGCCGACGACGCGGTGGAGATCCTCGCGACCGTGAAGACCACGGACCGCACGGGCGTGGAGATGGAGGCCCTGACCGCGGTGTCGGTCGCCGCGCTCACCGTGGTCGACATGATCAAGGCGGTCGACAAGGCCGCGGTCATCACCGACATCCGGGTCGAGGCGAAGTCGGGCGGCAAGTCCGGCGAGTACGTCCGCACCGCACCCGCCGGAGCGGACGCGTGA
- a CDS encoding molybdenum cofactor biosynthesis protein B — translation MSAPGPSAGYRALVVTASNRAAVGVYADKGGPLIAEALTGLGFTVDGPQVVPDGDPVEQALRDGVAAAYDVIVTTGGTGISPTDRTPEATRRVLDHEVPGIPEAIRAEGRDKVPTAALSRGVAGVAGRTLVVNLPGSTGGVRDGLAVLTRLLVHAVDQLRGGDHPRPGSPS, via the coding sequence GTGAGCGCCCCCGGGCCCTCCGCCGGCTACCGCGCCCTCGTGGTGACCGCGTCCAACCGGGCCGCCGTCGGGGTCTACGCCGACAAGGGCGGCCCGCTGATCGCCGAGGCGCTGACCGGGCTCGGCTTCACCGTGGACGGCCCGCAGGTCGTCCCCGACGGCGATCCGGTCGAGCAGGCGCTGCGGGACGGGGTGGCTGCCGCGTACGACGTCATCGTGACCACCGGCGGCACGGGCATCTCGCCCACCGACCGCACCCCCGAGGCGACCCGCCGGGTCCTGGACCACGAGGTCCCCGGCATCCCCGAGGCGATCCGTGCCGAGGGCCGCGACAAGGTCCCCACGGCCGCGCTCTCGCGCGGTGTCGCGGGCGTGGCCGGCCGCACGCTCGTCGTCAATCTGCCCGGCTCCACCGGCGGGGTGCGCGACGGGCTCGCGGTCCTGACCCGGCTCCTGGTGCACGCCGTCGACCAGCTCCGCGGCGGCGATCACCCCCGACCCGGGAGCCCGAGCTGA
- a CDS encoding GNAT family N-acetyltransferase: MTLVDGDVTLRPIKLRDQTTWREVNRRNRDWLRPWEATVPPPAPGGPVAQRPTYRQMIRHLRSEAHAGRMLPFAIEYRGRLVGQLTVAGITWGSMCSGHVGYWVDQDVAGRGVMPTAVALAVDHCFRTVGLHRIEVCIRPENAPSRRVVAKLGFREEGIRPRYLHIDGAWRDHLIYALTAEEVPDGLLRRWQRARPEKPEHRTK, translated from the coding sequence GTGACCCTGGTGGACGGCGACGTCACCCTCCGGCCGATAAAGCTGCGCGACCAGACCACGTGGCGCGAGGTCAACCGGCGCAACCGGGACTGGCTGCGCCCCTGGGAGGCGACCGTGCCGCCGCCCGCCCCCGGCGGTCCGGTGGCCCAGCGCCCCACGTACCGGCAGATGATCCGCCATCTGCGCTCCGAGGCCCACGCCGGCCGGATGCTGCCGTTCGCCATCGAGTACCGGGGCCGGCTGGTCGGCCAGCTGACCGTCGCCGGAATCACCTGGGGTTCGATGTGTTCGGGCCATGTCGGCTACTGGGTCGACCAGGACGTGGCCGGCCGAGGGGTGATGCCGACCGCGGTCGCACTCGCCGTCGACCACTGTTTCCGCACGGTCGGACTGCACCGGATCGAGGTGTGCATTCGCCCGGAGAACGCCCCCAGCCGTCGGGTGGTGGCGAAACTCGGATTCCGTGAGGAAGGGATCCGGCCCCGCTATCTGCACATCGACGGCGCCTGGCGCGACCACCTGATCTACGCGCTCACGGCCGAGGAGGTGCCCGACGGGCTGCTCCGGAGGTGGCAGCGGGCCAGGCCGGAGAAGCCTGAACATCGCACTAAATGA
- the glpR gene encoding gephyrin-like molybdotransferase receptor GlpR, whose translation MSSSGLIYAVIVGAWAAYLVPMWLRRQDELNEARPTERFSTAIRLLSGRAAMERRYAKGLQERTDDEAAPGAEPDVSTDRMDSVDVRNFSAPPAHTEARVHDPARAPERAPKQRPARERPASPTDPAPVPARRARPRPGGIDAERARRAQRTQVLARRRRTTVVLFLAFTLGAVVAAVGGLGFLWAPAAPAVLLSTYIVHLRAQERRRFAFTMDRRRAEVAAQHLRESRTRRHQPAATAPAESDEDPEARHPAPEPTPTVSPQEAGRRALVEQTDHAEWVDQQRERGRVQGDSWEPVPVPLPTYVTAPVAPRASGGVEVGNPETWSAARSSTAEPTQPPAPPVDPAPRQRTNQSRRSRDRGRTPLFDQYDEDDRPRAANE comes from the coding sequence GTGAGCAGCAGCGGCCTCATCTACGCAGTCATCGTCGGGGCCTGGGCCGCCTACTTGGTGCCGATGTGGCTCCGCAGGCAGGACGAGCTCAACGAAGCCCGTCCGACGGAACGCTTCAGCACCGCCATCCGGCTGCTGTCCGGACGGGCGGCGATGGAGCGCCGGTATGCCAAGGGGCTGCAGGAGCGCACCGACGATGAGGCGGCGCCCGGCGCCGAGCCGGACGTGAGCACGGATCGAATGGATTCCGTCGACGTCCGGAACTTCTCCGCGCCTCCGGCGCACACCGAGGCCCGGGTCCACGACCCGGCTCGTGCCCCGGAGCGTGCACCGAAGCAGCGCCCGGCCCGGGAACGCCCGGCATCCCCCACCGACCCGGCACCCGTACCCGCACGGCGCGCTCGACCGCGCCCCGGCGGGATCGACGCCGAACGAGCCCGGCGCGCGCAGCGCACGCAGGTCCTCGCACGCCGTCGCCGCACCACCGTCGTCCTCTTCCTCGCCTTCACGCTCGGCGCGGTCGTCGCGGCGGTCGGCGGCCTAGGCTTCCTCTGGGCCCCCGCCGCTCCCGCGGTGCTGCTGAGCACGTACATCGTGCATCTGCGCGCCCAGGAGCGGCGCAGGTTCGCCTTCACCATGGACCGGCGACGGGCCGAGGTGGCGGCGCAGCACCTGCGCGAGAGCCGCACGCGCAGGCACCAGCCCGCCGCGACGGCCCCCGCGGAGTCCGACGAGGACCCCGAAGCGCGTCACCCCGCCCCCGAGCCCACCCCCACGGTCTCCCCGCAGGAGGCCGGCCGCCGCGCCCTGGTCGAGCAGACGGACCACGCGGAGTGGGTGGACCAGCAGCGCGAACGCGGCCGGGTCCAGGGCGACAGCTGGGAGCCGGTCCCGGTCCCGCTGCCGACCTACGTCACGGCCCCGGTCGCCCCGCGCGCCTCGGGCGGCGTCGAGGTCGGCAACCCGGAGACCTGGAGCGCGGCCCGCTCCAGCACCGCCGAACCCACGCAGCCCCCGGCACCCCCCGTGGACCCCGCCCCGCGCCAGCGCACCAACCAGTCCCGCCGCTCCCGCGACCGGGGCCGGACCCCCCTCTTCGACCAGTACGACGAGGACGACCGCCCCCGCGCGGCCAACGAGTGA